From one Nilaparvata lugens isolate BPH chromosome 2, ASM1435652v1, whole genome shotgun sequence genomic stretch:
- the LOC111049517 gene encoding cilia- and flagella-associated protein 57, which produces MTESTATAPTIPQLQPHLFLGLNNTIKGNATFITDDDILYPAGGVLVIHNYLSRTQRYIKLPRHLNTISMLVVSPNKNVVAVVQEGDKPSILLYDLQTLKRKKVLNIPYETTVRKFASVAFTSDNKYVVAITASPDWMMLFFLWEKGKIETSTKANSPPANTGAIVQVAPNLTDNTVVSLVGPGIFRLLAVSDMVWRQYGFQKADTMPFSTVCWLTPERVVAGTRDGRLVFVEFGDLRALYRALEATIIDVKVKDESAGAGQIVAGQSLLQVGSKGEEGSNEFEVRCLTAFSRGFCYTCTSGIVILFEKESNSSYRKRNVFRIVAKDVRDCSSKEMNEIHNLSISPNEEKLLCTTKRMQIYFVQLWGQDIAQCEEISFELMGEGLHHGPITGVSLCAWKQEAMTCGWLDRTVCVWDYVNETVLLNKVYQEDVYCITLHPTGLYAVLGFSDKLRFLLVLIDDLHVIREFPIRCCNEAQFSRSGHMFAAMNVYNIHVYSSITFQLIYTLKGHNNKVTSNALNVHEFSLENVFPCSQTAKEVDIRQTQLDCIVLSRSDQMMFVAGDNGSVLSVRFPWVHPPEYQNFQMHNHRILKMKLTYDDKMLITTSTDGTMCLWKVTAVEGKTINMDPNFTFSNEILISKDDLQDKIRAIKDQTLRIKQLDTEHAYQTRQMQTAHKDEVDELQSAYLTTIEQLKDKNQDMETEHTIEINKINRQIADTKLENEQEVEKLESSYNAKLIVEYDKYSKLEGLFESTQQKCNKNYEDLLESKRLALEEISTSYEKKLDEKRMQIKKMIEAMEKNDYEHEVIKLQMEKDSDKEIVELNNKYEDYLNGERDLNIRLRGETGVMKKKILTAHKDIEELKYQVFTLQNELLQLNSVIEKMEKKRLQLHKEIAIKDNSVRDKEGRILEVKGTNDLLEKYRTVLSAKISELQDTLEPSDKRIESLKDVIAKLESEMEDMQNMNAVLKSQGNELEGILENRTRSLNDEIAFGKDIRTLLKHLSTDMAAASRLIQHPTKLKEEMKKLYERYNRAVDLELGRGHDKEADLEFERQMKYLQKAAGNIKSLIYKASDNEDYETNVALIKSNMSLMNEMDDLRVEVAVSRQEARDLDCLLGLDEAAMPPSQASATLTAAIAHHATIHKHCQADLQKYIKKINLLKQEINCYEEAFAGAIYSSTSSSSDEEEQDELE; this is translated from the exons GAATGTGGTTGCTGTTGTTCAGGAAGGTGATAAGCCAAGCATTCTTCTCTATGATCTTCAAACCTTGAAGAGGAAAAAGGTTTTGAATATACCGTATGAAACAACCGTTCGAAAGTTTGCCTCTGTGGCGTTCACATCAGACAATAAGTATGTGGTAGCTATTACAGCTAGTCCTGACTGGATGATGCTTTTCTTTTTATGGGAAAAGGGTAAAATTGAGACATCAACTAAAGCAAATAGTCCACCAGCTAATACAGGAGCCATAGTTCAG GTGGCTCCTAATCTTACCGACAACACAGTGGTCTCGCTGGTGGGTCCGGGCATTTTCAGACTGCTGGCGGTGTCCGACATGGTGTGGCGGCAATACGGATTCCAGAAGGCGGACACAATGCCCTTCTCCACCGTCTGCTGGCTCACTCCCGAGCGCGTGGTGGCCGGCACTCGAGATGGCCGCCTCGTGTTCGTCGAATTCGGCGACTTACGCGCTCTCTACCGGGCGCTGGAGGCGACAATCATCGACGTCAAAGTTAAAGACGA ATCAGCAGGAGCAGGGCAGATAGTGGCAGGACAGAGCCTGTTGCAAGTAGGTTCCAAGGGTGAGGAAGGTTCCAACGAATTTGAAGTCCGTTGTCTCACTGCTTTCTCGCGTGGATTCTGCTACACCTGCACGTCAGGAATTGTCATCCTATTTGAAAAGGAATCCAATTCCAG TTACAGGAAGAGAAATGTTTTCCGGATTGTAGCAAAGGACGTGAGAGATTGTTCAAGCAAAGAAATGAATGAGATACACAACCTCTCGATCAGTCCAAATGAAGAGAAGCTATTATGCACAACCAAAAGAATGCAAATCTATTTTGTTCAATTGTGGGGACAAGATATAGCTCAG TGTGAGGAAATCAGCTTTGAACTGATGGGCGAGGGCCTGCACCATGGCCCCATCACAGGCGTGTCACTGTGTGCGTGGAAGCAGGAGGCGATGACTTGTGGCTGGCTCGACCGAACTGTCTGCGTCTGGGACTACGTCAACGAAACTGTTCTCCTCAACAAAGTCTACCAGGAAGACGTCTACTGTATAACACTGCATCCCACTG GTTTGTATGCAGTGCTGGGATTCTCGGATAAGCTGAGATTTCTTCTAGTGCTAATCGACGACCTGCACGTGATTCGTGAATTTCCGATCCGCTGCTGCAACGAGGCACAGTTCAGCCGCAGTGGTCACATGTTTGCCGCCATGAACGTCTACAACATCCACGTTTACTCATCCATCACTTTCCAGCTCATCTACACTCTCAAGGGTCACAACAATAAGGTCACCTCTAATGCATT AAATGTCCATGAATTTTCATTGGAAAATGTATTTCCCTGTTCACAGACAGCAAAAGAAGTGGACATCAGGCAAACACAGCTCGACTGCATTGTTCTGTCTCGCTCTGATCAAATGATGTTTGTTGCTGGGGACAATGGATCAGTGCTATCTGTCAGGTTTCCGTGGGTTCATCCGCCAGAGTATCAGAATTTTCAAATGCATAATCATCGAATTTTGAAG ATGAAATTGACTTATGACGATAAAATGCTGATAACGACTAGCACGGATGGCACCATGTGCTTGTGGAAGGTGACCGCGGTCGAGGGCAAAACCATCAACATGGACCCGAACTTCACCTTCTCCAACGAGATTCTGATCAGCAAGGACGACTTGCAGGACAAGATAAGAGCCATCAAGGACCAGACGCTGCGCATCAAGCAGCTGGACACTGAGCATGCGTACCAGACCCGGCAGATGCAGACTGCtcacaaggatgaggtggatgAGTTGCAGTCGGCCTATCTCACTACCATTGAACAGCTCAAAGACAAAAATCAG gaTATGGAGACAGAGCAcacaattgaaataaacaagATAAACAGACAAATAGCCGACACCAAACTGGAGAATGAACAAGAAGTTGAAAAGCTCGAATCTAGTTACAATGCAAAGCTGATTGTTGAATACGATAAGTATTCTAAGCTTGAAGGCTTATTTGAATCAACGCAACAGAAGTGCAACAA AAATTACGAAGATCTGCTTGAATCAAAACGGCTGGCTCTAGAAGAGATTTCGACCAGTTATGAGAAGAAGTTGGATGAAAAACGAATGCAAATAAAAAAG ATGATTGAGGCGATGGAGAAAAATGACTATGAGCATGAAGTGATCAAACTGCAGATGGAGAAAGATTCGGACAAGGAGATAGTCGAACTGAACAACAAATATGAGGATTATCTGAACGGTGAGCGCGACCTCAATATTCGTTTGAGAGGTGAAACTGGTgttatgaagaaaaaaatattgac AGCTCATAAGGACATAGAGGAGCTGAAGTATCAAGTGTTCACCTTGCAAAATGAGTTATTGCAACTGAATTCTGTAATAGaaaaaatggagaagaaaagaTTACAACTCCACAAAGAAATTGCGATAAAAGACAACTCAGTGCGTGATAAAGAGGGCAGGATTCTAGAAGTTAAGGGTACGAATGACTTGCTTGAAAAGTACAGAACTGTTCTCAGTGCCAAAATCAGTGAACTCCAAGACACCCTTGAACCATCCGATAAAAGAATTGAGTCACTAAAGGATGTAATAGCCAAG CTAGAATCTGAAATGGAAGACATGCAGAATATGAACGCAGTGCTGAAATCACAAGGCAACGAGTTGGAAGGCATTTTGGAGAACAGAACCCGCTCTCTCAACGACGAAATAGCTTTCGGCAAAGATATTCGCACATTGCTGAAACATCTCTCGACCGACATGGCGGCAGCGTCGAGGCTTATTCAGCACCCAACCAAGCTCAAGGAAGAAATGAAG AAACTGTATGAACGTTACAACCGTGCGGTTGACCTGGAGCTAGGCCGGGGCCACGACAAAGAAGCCGACCTTGAGTTTGAGCGACAGATGAAGTATCTGCAGAAGGCGGCCGGTAACATCAAGTCCCTCATCTACAAGGCTTCTGACAATGAAGACTATGAAACCAACGTGGCTCTCATCAAG AGCAACATGAGCCTGATGAATGAGATGGATGACCTTCGCGTGGAGGTGGCCGTGTCGAGACAGGAGGCGCGTGACCTTGACTGCCTGTTGGGCCTTGACGAGGCTGCCATGCCACCCAGCCAGGCCAGTGCCACGCTCACTGCGGCCATCGCTCACCATGCAACCATCCACAAGCACTGTCAGGCTGACTTGCAG AAATACATCAAGAAAATAAACCTACTCAAACAGGAAATCAACTGTTATGAAGAAGCTTTTGCTGGAGCAATTTATTCTTCAACTTCCAGTTCGAGTGATGAAGAGGAGCAAGATGAATTGGAATAA
- the LOC111056024 gene encoding uncharacterized protein LOC111056024 isoform X1 has protein sequence MKINGYATQDSSRMGFFNINLKNLVVFLMNVYAIQLCLFLIFVIELSDIFSKVRYLLRYSIILSLVFFISVDGEKVTSEMQKSMFSSMIKKSNLQGEKLRKALWMCSWTDKPNWFKKSLLTMMTRATVDLKIRPFTLYSLDLTCFTQIVKGTYSYFNIYKSLKK, from the exons CCGAATGGGGTTCttcaatatcaatttgaaaaatctcgTTGTTTTCTTAATGAATGTTTATGCAATCCAACTTTGTCTCTTCCTCATCTTTGTTATTGAA CTGTCAGACATCTTCTCCAAAGTAAGATACCTTCTTCGGTATTCTATAATACTGTCTCTGGTATTCTTCATATCTGTGGATGGAGAAAAAGTAACTAGTGAG ATGCAAAAGTCCATGTTTTCATCCATGATCAAGAAATCCAATTTGCAGGGAGAAAAACTCAGAAAAGCATTGTGGATGTGTTCTTGGACTGATAAACCAAACTGGTTCAAGAAATCCTTGCTGACGATGATGACAAGGGCTACAGTCGATTTGAAAATCAGGCCATTCACATTGTATTCTTTGGATCTGACTTGCTTCACTCAG ATAGTGAAAGGCACATACTCCTACTTCAACATTTACAAAAGTTTGAAGAAATGA
- the LOC111056024 gene encoding uncharacterized protein LOC111056024 isoform X2 — MGFFNINLKNLVVFLMNVYAIQLCLFLIFVIELSDIFSKVRYLLRYSIILSLVFFISVDGEKVTSEMQKSMFSSMIKKSNLQGEKLRKALWMCSWTDKPNWFKKSLLTMMTRATVDLKIRPFTLYSLDLTCFTQIVKGTYSYFNIYKSLKK; from the exons ATGGGGTTCttcaatatcaatttgaaaaatctcgTTGTTTTCTTAATGAATGTTTATGCAATCCAACTTTGTCTCTTCCTCATCTTTGTTATTGAA CTGTCAGACATCTTCTCCAAAGTAAGATACCTTCTTCGGTATTCTATAATACTGTCTCTGGTATTCTTCATATCTGTGGATGGAGAAAAAGTAACTAGTGAG ATGCAAAAGTCCATGTTTTCATCCATGATCAAGAAATCCAATTTGCAGGGAGAAAAACTCAGAAAAGCATTGTGGATGTGTTCTTGGACTGATAAACCAAACTGGTTCAAGAAATCCTTGCTGACGATGATGACAAGGGCTACAGTCGATTTGAAAATCAGGCCATTCACATTGTATTCTTTGGATCTGACTTGCTTCACTCAG ATAGTGAAAGGCACATACTCCTACTTCAACATTTACAAAAGTTTGAAGAAATGA
- the LOC111056024 gene encoding odorant receptor 2a isoform X3, which translates to MKINGYATQDSSRMGFFNINLKNLVVFLMNVYAIQLCLFLIFVIELSDIFSKVRYLLRYSIILSLVFFISVDGEKVTSEGEKLRKALWMCSWTDKPNWFKKSLLTMMTRATVDLKIRPFTLYSLDLTCFTQIVKGTYSYFNIYKSLKK; encoded by the exons CCGAATGGGGTTCttcaatatcaatttgaaaaatctcgTTGTTTTCTTAATGAATGTTTATGCAATCCAACTTTGTCTCTTCCTCATCTTTGTTATTGAA CTGTCAGACATCTTCTCCAAAGTAAGATACCTTCTTCGGTATTCTATAATACTGTCTCTGGTATTCTTCATATCTGTGGATGGAGAAAAAGTAACTAGTGAG GGAGAAAAACTCAGAAAAGCATTGTGGATGTGTTCTTGGACTGATAAACCAAACTGGTTCAAGAAATCCTTGCTGACGATGATGACAAGGGCTACAGTCGATTTGAAAATCAGGCCATTCACATTGTATTCTTTGGATCTGACTTGCTTCACTCAG ATAGTGAAAGGCACATACTCCTACTTCAACATTTACAAAAGTTTGAAGAAATGA
- the LOC111056024 gene encoding odorant receptor 2a isoform X4: protein MGFFNINLKNLVVFLMNVYAIQLCLFLIFVIELSDIFSKVRYLLRYSIILSLVFFISVDGEKVTSEGEKLRKALWMCSWTDKPNWFKKSLLTMMTRATVDLKIRPFTLYSLDLTCFTQIVKGTYSYFNIYKSLKK from the exons ATGGGGTTCttcaatatcaatttgaaaaatctcgTTGTTTTCTTAATGAATGTTTATGCAATCCAACTTTGTCTCTTCCTCATCTTTGTTATTGAA CTGTCAGACATCTTCTCCAAAGTAAGATACCTTCTTCGGTATTCTATAATACTGTCTCTGGTATTCTTCATATCTGTGGATGGAGAAAAAGTAACTAGTGAG GGAGAAAAACTCAGAAAAGCATTGTGGATGTGTTCTTGGACTGATAAACCAAACTGGTTCAAGAAATCCTTGCTGACGATGATGACAAGGGCTACAGTCGATTTGAAAATCAGGCCATTCACATTGTATTCTTTGGATCTGACTTGCTTCACTCAG ATAGTGAAAGGCACATACTCCTACTTCAACATTTACAAAAGTTTGAAGAAATGA